The genomic DNA ATTTGACCATCCATACTATTCACCCCTATCATCTCCATTATGTCTAGTCCATATGTACTTTAATCTTTTTTGCATGAAAATATTGGAGTCGCTACATGTTAAGTAAAGGGAGGTGATAAGATGGGGAAAGATCGTCAAGAAAGAAAGTTAGCAAAAAGTAATACAGTCGAGTCTGATCGCGACCAAGCCCTTCACTATAAAGGAGCTGCAAAATTAAGTAGCCCAGAAGAAGCACGAAAATTAAATGATAATAAATATAGCTAATTAATATTGGCGGAAAATCAA from Bacillus aquiflavi includes the following:
- a CDS encoding YpzI family protein translates to MGKDRQERKLAKSNTVESDRDQALHYKGAAKLSSPEEARKLNDNKYS